Below is a window of Pseudobdellovibrionaceae bacterium DNA.
ACATCGTCATTTCCGAGAAGCTGCCCTCGGCGGTCACGCGGATGGGATACGACTCAAGGATGTCCTCGCGAATCGCCGCTTTCGGCTCTTTCGTTTTGATGGTGATCCCCGACGTTTTCGCCATCGTATCGACGGTACGGATAACTTCCGCGGAATCCAGATCCGTCGGAATCTGCGAGGACACGATCTGGAACTGTTCCGAGAGCGCCTTGTAGCTGGCCTCAAGCTGCGAGCGGCGGGCGAGGGCGCGGTCGGTCTCTTTCTCTTTTTCGCGCTCGACATCGAGCTGCTTGCGCGTTTCGGCGATACGGCGACGAACCGCCGATCCGTCGTCGTAAGCCGCGCCGTAATAGATTCCGGTGATGATCAAACCGATCACCAAAGCTTTACCCGTCGTGAGGCTAGCGATGCGCGCGAGAATAGGATTCATTGGGACCGATCCATGTTACAGACAATTTCGAATCTTTTGACCGCGCCAATTTCCGCAACCGTCGCTTCGGTGGATCTGACCAATTGAATTTCTTTAAGGTAGGCACTCCGCTGCAGACCTTCCATGAAGGTCGTCAGTTCAGAGTCCGTCGTGGCATATCCCGCGATGCTGAGGCGGCCTTGATTCAGATCCATCCGTTGCAGCCAGACTTTTTCGGGAATTTCGCGTTGAATATAGTCCAGCACCCGAACCTCACGTAGACGATCGCGCTTGATCGCTTCGATGGCATTGATTTGGTTTTGCAGGACCGTTTGCTCGGACTCGAAACGCGCGATCTCTTTCACGACGTCCGCGGCGCCGACGTTCTTCTTCTTCACTTCGTCGAGCTGACGGCGAAGGGACGTCGCCGACGAGCGAAGCGGGGGCACGTTCGACTGCTCGTAAATGTAAAGGGCCAGTACGCCGATCAACATCAACACCAAATTGATGAGCAATGTGCGGTTCGTGTTGTCTACGCTCGCGAATTCATCCGCCAGGCCCGCATCCGAGATGCCCCCCGAGCGCAACGAGAAGTTGCCGAGCCCACCGCCCGACTTCTTTCCGCCCATCCCTTTTTTGGCGAGGTTGACCTTAATCATCCGTCGCCCAGCTTTCTGAGCCCCAAACCGAACGCCACCGCGCAGAAGGGCGCGATCTGCTCCATGTACATGGTCGAGATTTTTTTATTCCCTGAAACCACGCGCTGGCAGGGATTTAAATATTCGAAATTAAGGCGGGTCGCTTGCGACAAATTCCGAATCAAGCCCGGCGTCGCGGCCGCGCCCCCCGTGTAATAGACCTGCGAGATATTCAATCCGCCGGAGCTTCCCGCGAAGAAATCGAAGCTGTTGCGAATCTCTTCGGAAAGCACTTCGGTCGTCGAGCTGAGAACGCTGTGGACTTCGTCCGGCACCGCGCCGCCCGAAGCGGCCGACAGCTTCAACGACTCGGCCTCGCCCAAAGACACGCCCATCTCTTTGTGGATGTCGTTGGTGTAGTTCTGCCCGCCGATCGGCATATCACGGCAGAAGACAACTTCGCCGTTCGCCACCACGACAAAATTCGTGATCGCCGAGCCCACGTTGATCAAGCCGACGGCCTGCCCTTCCGGACGGCCGTAGTTGAATTCGAAGACGTTCGCGAGAGCGAACGCGCTGACGTCCAGAACCCCCATCTTCAGATCGGCGTTCTGCACGACTTGATAGTACTCGGCGACGAGCTCGTTCTGCGCGGCGATCAGCAGGATGTCCATCGTCTCGGAGGCTTCTTTGGGATTGATCACATGGTGCGCGAGCGAGATCGAGTTCACGTCGAAGGGGATGTACTGCTCGGCTTCCCATTTCACCTGTTCGTTCACGAGCTTCAAATCGATCCGTGGAATCGTGATCTTCTTCACGATGACGGCGGTACCGAACATGCCGACCGCGGCGTTTTTGCGTTTGGCTTTGATTTCGGCGCAGACGGTTTTGATCGCGACCGCCAAAGAACTGACATCCGCGATGTCCCCACCGTTAATCGAGTTCGGTGGCGTCTGGATCATGCCGAAGTTCACGAGCTTCGCCCCGCTCTTCGAGACGTCGAGTTCGGCCACTTTGATGGAGCTCGAGCCAATGTCGAGTCCTAACACTTTATTGGCGCTGAAAAACACGACGATGATCCCCCAACAGAAAGTCCTATTCTGATCTTCAAATTATTGAATTCACATGTTTCGTTGTCAAAGCGAAGGGGCTGGACGGACGAAAGGAGCCCCCAGCTCTGGCACGAAGTCCAGCCGAACGGATATTTCCTGGTCTAGGTCCAGGTGGGATGTAGGTCCAGTTCCCTTATCCCGGAGGCGGGAAAAGCCAAGCGAGGGAGCTCGTCGAGATCCAATCCCCCGCAAAAAGCAGAATGAGTGCCGCCAGCGCCAGGTAAGGCCCGAAGGGAATCACGGCCTTCATTCCCGATTTATCCCGCAAGGCGACGATCAAGCCGCCCACGCTGCCGAGAATGCTGCTGCAAAGAATGACGAAGGGAATGCTCTGCCAGCCGAGCACGGCGCCGATCCAGGCCAGAAGTTTCATGTCGCCACCGCCCATGCCGTCTTCTTTGCGCACAAGAAAGTAAACGTAAGCGAGTGACCACAGAAAACCGTAACCGAACACCGCGCCGATCAGAGCGTCCCAGAAACTGCGATCGGGATTTAGGGCGCCGCCCACGAGCCCGATCACGATTCCCGAAAGCGTCAAGATATCCGGCAGCAGAAAGTGATCAAGGTCGATCACCGAGGCCGTCACCAGCGCGAAGATGAAAGGCAAACTTTCCGCGAAACTCCAAGTCCACCCGAAGCGCCAGAAAGCGAGCGCGAAAAGCGTCCCCATCAACAGTTCGACCATCGCGTAGCGAATCGAAAACTTCGCGCCGCAGTTGCGGCACTTCCCCCGCAGGATGAACCAGGTCAGGATCGGGATATTGTCGTACCAAGCGATCTGCTTTTTACAGGAGTTGCAGCGGCTGCGGGGGGTGACGACGCTTTCCCCCTCGGGCCAGCGGAGGATGAAAACGTTCGCGAAACTTCCCCAAAGCGCACCGAACACGAAGAAAAAAACGATCCCGTAAATCGGCGGAAGCGCCGTGATAAGCTCAAACAAGGTCCCTCCGAGAGAAGGACCATGACGCCAGCACCAAGAACAGCGCGAGCCAAAGTCCAAAGTGCAAACTTAGCATCGCGGCGGTCACTTCGGCCGCCCCGATTTCCAAAAATCTTTCCGAACGGAAATTCAGCAAATACAAATTCGGGAAAACCCGCTGGAACACGTCCGCGAGCGCCTCGAACTCTTGGCTTTTCTGCTTTTCCGCGAGGAACTTCATTTCTTCGAGCCAGTTCCCAACCAGGAAAAGGCCGATGCCGCCGAAGACCGCCACGATGGGGCGTACCCATTGCGCCAGGAACAGCACGAACGCGAGCAGCACGAGGTTTTCGGCGAACATGCCAAGCAGGACCGCCGCGAATCGGCCCGCCGGAGCCTGGCCGCCCAAAAGCAAATACAGCAGTATGCCCTGCAGGAAAATGTGCGCGCCCACGAGGAGCGCCACCCCCAGGAATTTCCCGAGCAGGAAAGCGGTGCGACT
It encodes the following:
- a CDS encoding prepilin peptidase, whose amino-acid sequence is MYGIVFFFVFGALWGSFANVFILRWPEGESVVTPRSRCNSCKKQIAWYDNIPILTWFILRGKCRNCGAKFSIRYAMVELLMGTLFALAFWRFGWTWSFAESLPFIFALVTASVIDLDHFLLPDILTLSGIVIGLVGGALNPDRSFWDALIGAVFGYGFLWSLAYVYFLVRKEDGMGGGDMKLLAWIGAVLGWQSIPFVILCSSILGSVGGLIVALRDKSGMKAVIPFGPYLALAALILLFAGDWISTSSLAWLFPPPG
- the pilM gene encoding type IV pilus assembly protein PilM, which encodes MFFSANKVLGLDIGSSSIKVAELDVSKSGAKLVNFGMIQTPPNSINGGDIADVSSLAVAIKTVCAEIKAKRKNAAVGMFGTAVIVKKITIPRIDLKLVNEQVKWEAEQYIPFDVNSISLAHHVINPKEASETMDILLIAAQNELVAEYYQVVQNADLKMGVLDVSAFALANVFEFNYGRPEGQAVGLINVGSAITNFVVVANGEVVFCRDMPIGGQNYTNDIHKEMGVSLGEAESLKLSAASGGAVPDEVHSVLSSTTEVLSEEIRNSFDFFAGSSGGLNISQVYYTGGAAATPGLIRNLSQATRLNFEYLNPCQRVVSGNKKISTMYMEQIAPFCAVAFGLGLRKLGDG
- the pilO gene encoding type 4a pilus biogenesis protein PilO; translation: MNPILARIASLTTGKALVIGLIITGIYYGAAYDDGSAVRRRIAETRKQLDVEREKEKETDRALARRSQLEASYKALSEQFQIVSSQIPTDLDSAEVIRTVDTMAKTSGITIKTKEPKAAIREDILESYPIRVTAEGSFSEMTMFFFNLSTIERVYRVRSFTFEGPTEKRRGGTAANRMTMDAEIASFKFVGPEPKAKEKRSNSRRGAGR
- a CDS encoding PilN domain-containing protein, translated to MIKVNLAKKGMGGKKSGGGLGNFSLRSGGISDAGLADEFASVDNTNRTLLINLVLMLIGVLALYIYEQSNVPPLRSSATSLRRQLDEVKKKNVGAADVVKEIARFESEQTVLQNQINAIEAIKRDRLREVRVLDYIQREIPEKVWLQRMDLNQGRLSIAGYATTDSELTTFMEGLQRSAYLKEIQLVRSTEATVAEIGAVKRFEIVCNMDRSQ